A genomic stretch from Strongyloides ratti genome assembly S_ratti_ED321, chromosome : 1 includes:
- a CDS encoding Eukaryotic translation initiation factor 3 subunit D — protein sequence MSLPVLDLLNISENLEGWGPSFEQKHDPMEQFKDLPFQSFNRCEKIGRISDWIGVEKFFQRNRAYGNKDNTASQFDYVHDADENFQLVDSSKPQKPLQQRYRNRNTIQFKKLMSKDIDEKQNPQTSGKHKKSVVKEHMKQFKIWQKRGGNTRSNNTRPQNRKFGERGIQKVRQPSVQIQADWKHIIDIDFPTLLRKKSSYSLYGNGEDIKGHSYGTLYYYDKNFDRLTPKNSVELKRNCGTFISVPTIDDYVIEQLTAGKYGNIFGTDIILATLMSSTRSVYSWDIIVHKLGNVVIFDKRAKIDSLVNPVDQYTVNETHPDPPVFEGIGENTASELAAEALLVNQNFKRQVLKKTSETYKFEHEEIPIDDDYDSSAFDCAFKYRKWSLGTSKQGIPLTLVCRTEVNGVSTGPSGEVQLLTIKAFNEWDSTVRGHLDWRKSLESQRGCVLATEMRNNSCKLAKWTLQAILAGTDNLKIGYVSRSSPKNNTSHCILGVQNFRPIELAQNISLDLDNCWGILKSIIELTLDQPDGKYLLMKDPVASTLKFYSLPKGTFETSEDETSEEED from the exons atgtcTCTTCCAGTACTTGATTTACTTAATATTTCTGAAAATTTAGAAGGATGGGGTCCTAGTTTTGAACAAAAACACGATCCAATGGAACAATTTAAGGATCTTCCTTTCCAAAGTTTTAATCGTTGTGAAAAAATTGGTCGTATTAGTGATTGGATTGGAGTTGAAAAATTCTTTCAAAGAa atcGTGCTTATggtaataaagataatactGCATCTCAATTTGACTATGTTCATGATGCTGATGAAAACTTCCAACTCGTTGATAGTTCAAAACCACAGAAACCTCTTCAACAACGTTATCGTAATCGTAATACtattcaatttaaaaaacttatgTCTAAAGATATTGATGAAAAACAAAATCCACAGACTAGTGGAAAACATAAGAAGAGTGTTGTTAAAGAGCATAtgaaacaatttaaaatttggCAAAAACGTGGAGGTAATACACGTAGTAATAATACTCGTCCTCAAAATAGGAAATTTGGTGAACGTGGAATTCAAAAAGTCAGACAACCTTCTGTTCAAATTCAAGCAGACTGGAAACATATTATTGATATTGACTTCCCTACACTTCTAAGAAAAAAATCTTCTTATTCATTGTATGGAAATGGAGAAGACATCAAAGGCCATAGTTATGGAAcactttattattatgataaaaattttgacagACTTACTCCTAAAAATTCTGTTGAACTTAAAAGAAATTGTGGTACATTTATTAGTGTTCCTACAATTGATGATTATGTTATTGAACAGTTAACTGCAGGAAAATATGGAAATATTTTTGGAACAGACATTATTTTGGCCACTTTGATGAGTTCAACAAGAAGTGTATATTCATGGGATATTATTGTTCATAAACTTGGAAATGttgttatttttgataaacgTGCTAAAATTGATTCTTTGGTTAATCCAGTAGACCAATATACAGTTAATGAAACTCATCCTGATCCACCTGTATTTGAAGGAATTGGTGAAAACACCGCTAGTGAATTGGCAGCTGAAGCACTTCTAGTTAATCAAAACTTTAAACGTCAAGTTTTAAAGAAGACTTCAGAAACTTATAAATTTGAACACGAAGAAATTCCAATTGATGATGATTATGATTCTAGTGCATTTGACTGTGcatttaaatatagaaaatgGTCATTGGGAACTTCAAAACAAGGAATACCACTAACATTAGTTTGTAGAACAGAGGTTAATGGTGTATCAACAGGACCATCCGGTGAGGTACAATTACTTACTATTAAAGCTTTTAATGAATGGGATTCAACTGTTCGTGGTCATTTGGATTGGCGTAAATCATTAGAAAGTCAAAGAGGTTGTGTTTTGGCTACAGAAATGAGAAATAATTCTTGTAAACTTGCTAAATGGACTTTACAAGCAATTCTTGCAGGAACAGATAATCTCAAAATTGGTTATGTCAGTCGTAGTTCTCCAAAAAATAACACTAGCCATTGTATTTTGGGTGTACAAAATTTCCGCCCTATTGAATTAGctcaaaatatttcattagaTTTAGATAATTGTTGGGGTATtcttaaaagtataattgaATTGACTTTAGATCAACCTGATGGAAAATATCTTTTGATGAAAGATCCTGTTGCTTCAACATTAAAATTCTACTCACTTCCAAAGGGAACATTTGAAACATCAGAAGATGAGACCTCTGAAGAAGAAGAttga
- a CDS encoding Nicotinic acetylcholine receptor family and Neurotransmitter-gated ion-channel transmembrane domain and Neurotransmitter-gated ion-channel family and Neurotransmitter-gated ion-channel ligand-binding domain and Nicotinic acetylcholine-gated receptor, transmembrane domain-containing protein, translating to MQWYDYKLSWDPKKYKNLSKIHIPSDQLWIPDILLYNNADGEPHISINSDAIVYHTGLVVWKPPSIYKSFCFIDIEFFPYDLQVCQMKFGGWSYSGLLINVRPIVPKPGDKIEIRTDIYGNNYQYLKQGMDLSSYVRSLEWDLMEIEAARHEQIYSGCCGQDMYIDITYNIRLRRKTLFYTVNLVIPCMLIAILTTFVFYIPPNEHKCSYSISVLVALTVFYLVLIELIPPTSTVIPLIGKYLLFTMFLVATSIFLSVASINFYRRDGTTHAMPKWMHKLFIQILPTYLCIKKPDGFDDEHSLDSDDESNTTDNPNTYPNSRRASPYFLAFANNQGNNNLILEGTELGDGEMRLSQLAQLRGMHSDLIRRMISNLAFISDHFKAKAKQSKISEEWSYVAIAIDRLLLICYSIINISGSVVILTQAPALYDTTQPLDVQPPTQPLSGDTFGGGRNATAILLDLMNLD from the exons ATGCAATg GtatgattataaattatcatgGGATccaaaaaagtataaaaatttatcaaaaattcaTATCCCATCTGATCAATTATGGATTccagatattttattatataataatgctGATGGTGAACCACATATCTCAATTAATAGTGATGCAATTGTATATCATACAGGATTAGTTGTCTGGAAACCACCatcaatttataaaagtttttgttttatag atattgaaTTTTTTCCTTATGATTTACAAGTATGTCAAATGAAATTTGGTG gaTGGTCATATAGTggattattaattaatgtaCGGCCTATTGTACCAAAACCTGGagataaaattgaaattcGAACTGATATTTATGGtaataattatcaatatttaaaacaagGAATGGATTTAAGTTCATATGTCCGAAGTTTAGAGTGGGATTTAATGGAAATAGAGGCAGCAAGACATGAACAAATTTATAGTGGATGTTGTGGACAAGATATGTATATTGATATCACATATAATATTCGTTTAAGaagaaaaacattattttatactgTAAATTTAGTCATTCCATGCATGTTAATTG ctaTTCTTACAACatttgtattttatattcCACCAAATGAACATAAATGTTCATATTCTATTTCTGTACTTGTAGCATTGACTGTCTTTTATCTTGTTCTCATTGAACTTATTCCTCCAACATCAACAGTAATTCCTTTAAttggaaaatatttattatttacaatgTTTCTTGTAGCaacatcaatatttttatctgttgcttcaattaatttttatcgtCGTGATGGTACAACACATGCTATGCCAAAATGGAtgcataaattatttatacaaattcTTCCAACATATCTTTGTATCAAAAAACCAGATGGATTTGATGATGAACATAGTTTAGATAGTGATGATGAAAGTAATACTACTGATAATCCAAATACATATCCTAATTCAAGGCGTGCCTCACCATATTTTTTAGCTTTTGCAAATAATCAAGGAAATAATAATCTTATTTTAGAGGGTACAGAATTAGGTGATGGTGAAATGAGATTAAGTCAATTAGCACAACTTCGGGGAATGCATAGTGATTTAATAAGGAGAATGATAAGTAATTTAGCATTTATTAGTGATCATTTTAAAGCAAAAGCTAAGCAAAGTAAa atttctGAAGAATGGTCATATGTTGCAATTGCAATTGATCGCCTACTACTAATTTGTTAttctataataaatatatctgGAAGTGTAGTTATTTTAACACAAGCACCAGCTTTATATGATACCACACAACCATTAGATGTACAACCACCAACACAACCATTAAGTGGTGATACTTTTGGAGGGGGAAGAAATGCCACAGCAATATTATTAGATTTAATGAATCTtgattag
- a CDS encoding Collagen triple helix repeat-containing protein: protein MNKTNLLLNYSHDIFYSIAIASMVISIISTLTILISVPYLNVKLNKDAFLIEENSLKFKENSDKIWNYLSGRQFEEIDDPSIHKQGILFFSRKQRSPVFETTTCNGCASLSCPSAGPPGLAGDPGLDGAPGASGNTGAPGKDGYDIEATFEDELPCTICPAGPPGNRGFQGERGAPGLAGAVGEPGEAGSPGLEGISGKQGPPGVKGIPGFSGPKGQPGDTVISGVGIKGPKGPPGPNGLKGPPGLRGKNSNIPGLPGNPGATGAMGLSGLPGKMGGIGDYGMPGEPGVPGTYCASDCGVSQILAPDMRITNGNINKQINIQPSGSIYEQKQDNEEMPYYFRKSW, encoded by the exons atgaataagacaaatttattgttaaattatagTCATGATATATTCTATTCTATTGCTATTGCTTCAATGGTAATTAGTATTATATCAACACTTACTATTCTTATCTCTGTAccatatttaaatgttaaattaaataaagatgcatttttaattgaagaaaatagtttaaaatttaaagaaaattcaGATAAGATATGGAATTATTTGTCAGGAAGACAATTTGAGGAGATAGATGATCCTTCTATACATAAACAGGgtattctatttttttctagaaaACAACGTTCACCTGTTTTTGAGACAACTACATGTAATGGTTGTGCTTCCTTATCCTGTCCAAGTGCTGGTCCTCCAGGATTAGCTGGAGATCCAGGACTTGATGGAGCTCCTGGAGCTAGTGGTAATACAGGTGCACCAGGAAAAGATGGTTATGATATTGAGGCAACATTTGAAGATGAACTTCCTTGTACAATATGTCCAGCTGGTCCACCag gTAATAGAGGTTTTCAAGGTGAAAGAGGAGCACCAGGATTAGCAGGAGCAGTTGGTGAACCAGGTGAAGCAGGATCACCAGGACTTGAAGGGATATCTGGAAAACAAGGTCCACCAGGAGTAAAAGGTATTCCTGGTTTCTCAGGTCCTAAAGGACAACCAGGTGATACTGTTATTAGTGGTGTTGGTATTAAAGGACCTAAGGGACCACCAGGACCAAATGGATTAAAAGGTCCACCTGGATTACGTGGTAAAAATTCTAATATACCAGGATTACCAGGAAATCCTGGAGCAACAGGAGCTATGGGATTATCTGGTTTACCAGGAAAAATGGGAGGTATTGGAGATTATGGTATGCCAGGTGAACCAGGTGTACCAGGAACTTATTGTGCCTCTGATTGTGGTGTTAGTCAAATACTTGCACCAGATATGCGAATAACTAATGGAAATATAAACAAACAAATAAACATTCAACCATCAGGTTCTATCTATGAACAAAAACAAGATAATGAAGAAATGccatattattttagaaaatcatggtaa
- a CDS encoding Inwardly rectifying potassium channel 3 yields the protein MWEKGQLGSSLLSEKIPVDPMIETSIPIDEDEEKILKTAHVIIVPPLKLHNNTTASTSNNNNNDNNNGMSSPLLINGNPNCNDNTNDENNEKSLNISNINKNHHTPNYKESKKTTNFSFIKKNHKHRKVPRLVSKNGECLIQPVNLLNAKEIILKNWFHLIIEYSWRSILTVFAGGFLISWVFFGSIYYLIVYLNGDLMELNEKKACIANVQSFSGAFLFSLESQHTIGYGFRYMTENCPIAHFILCIQLVVGVFLQTMLAGIVVAKVLRPKKRKQEMRFSQFAVIGPVHDHDHRPALMIRLADIQHKLYLAESHVRLYMACTKINKNGEKELVGVKDMNVGYDSGWDRVLLLWPIIVRHVIDEESPLYGMTQENMKDQDFELIMTVEGIVEATGMTFQARTSFLPDEINWGQRFQSLVVYNEEKCAYQVDYSRFECTEHADDVKIDPIPELVEEDDEHPLLHNASGFT from the exons ATGTGGGAAAAGGGACAATTAGGATCATCATTGTTATCTGAAAAAATACCAGTTGATCCAATGATTGAAACCTCAATTCCAATTGATGaagatgaagaaaaaattttaaagactGCACATGTTATTATTGTACCTCCCCTAAAATTACATAATAATACTACTGCTTCAactagtaataataataataatgacaACAACAATGGTATGTCTTCaccattattaataaatgggAATCCTAATTGTAATGACAATAcaaatgatgaaaataatgaaaaatctctaaatattagtaatattaataaaaatcatcATACACcaaattataaagaaagCAAGAAAACGacaaatttttcttttatcaaaaaaaatcataaacATCGTAAAGTTCCAAGATTAGTTTCAAAAAATGGGGAATGTCTAATACAACCTGTAAATCTTCTTAATGccaaagaaattattttaaa aaattggTTTCATCTTATAATAGAATATTCATGGAGGAGTATATTAACTGTCTTTGCTGGAGGTTTTTTAATTAGTTGGGTATTTTTTGGttctatttattatttaattgtttatttgaATGGAGATTTAATG gaacttaatgaaaaaaaagcatGTATAGCTAATGTTCAAAGTTTTTCTGGagcatttttatttagtttaGAAAGTCAACATACAATTGGATATGGTTTTAGGTATATGACAGAGAATTGTCCAATTGCTCATTTTATTCTTTGTATTCAATTAGTAGTTGGGGTATTTTTACAAACAATGCTAGCTGGTATTGTTGTGGCAAAAGTTTTAAGaccaaaaaaaagaaaacaagAAATGCGTTTCTCTCAATTTGCTGTTATTGGTCCTGTTCATGATCATGATCATAGACCAGCATTAATGATAAGATTAGCCGATATTCAACATAAACTTTACCTAGCAGAAAGTCATGTTCGATTATATATGGCTtgtacaaaaattaataag aacgGTGAAAAAGAACTTGTTGGTGTCAAGGATATGAATGTTGGTTATGATTCAGGATGGGATAGAGTTTTATTGTTATGGCCAATCATTGTTCGCCATGTAATTGATGAAGAAAGTCCTTTATATGGAATGACACAAGAAAATATGAAAGATCAAGATTTTGAATTGATAATGACAGTTGAAGGAATTGTAGAAGCAACTGGAATGACATTTCAAGCACGAACATCATTCTTACCAGATGAAATAAATTGGGGACAACG gttTCAAAGTTTAGTTGTGTATAATGAAGAAAAATGTGCTTATCAGGTTGATTATAGTCGTTTTGAATGCACAGAACATGCAGATGATGTTAAGATTGACCCGATTCCTGAGTTGGTGGAGGAGGATGACGAACATCCCTTACTACATAATGCATCCGGTTTTACTTAA